Sequence from the Cloacibacillus sp. genome:
TGTGGTGGAGATTCTTCTCTTCAATGGCATCTATAAGCTTGTCATGCTGATCGCAACATACAAGCTCCCAGTCTATAGAATGCACTATATTTGTGGGGCAGTAAAACAAACGGGACCATGTATTTGACCACAAGGTCTGTATGTAACTATTTTCTGAGAGGCTCAGGTAAAGCAGATGAAATGTTTTGTTGAGCGCTCTGCCGTTGTCGAACTCCTTTGTATAAGCGCACTCTCTTATCTGTTCGTTGATCTCCCGCATTACTTTCTGGTGTTCCTTAGTCAGATTAAATACTGCAGTTTCCAGCGCGCGGCATTCAAGAGTGGCTATCATGTCATAATAATTTTCTATATCTTTCAGATAGAATTCCCGAAGGACTATCCCCTTGCGCGGCAGAATGTTTACCATTCCTTCACACTCCAACTGGAGCAGTGCATCCCGCAGCGGAGTAATACTGATTCCCAGTTCCGAGCTCAGCTCTCTCAGGTTCAGCGTATCGCCCGGACGAATCCGGTGAGAGCCTATCTCTTTTTTCAGATAGTCGCATACCTGTTCTCTGAGTGGTTTTGTATAGAACTTAGGCGCCATGATATTCACAAAATCACCTTCGCATTCTTCAGCGTTAGAGATATTTTTTCTTCAACATCTGATATCTGATATCTGATACAACAGATATCAGATGTTGAAGTTTTAAAAGATTCTATCATAATAATCCCCATATTGCAATGATTAAATATTTTTTTAAATAATTTGACATAACTTTAATCGATGGATAAAAATTGAGGGCTCAGCTTATCACGCTGAGCCCTCAATTTGTTACTTTTGATTTTCTTCTGTTATATTTTCTCGCCGCCACAAACATTCTTCCCGTCGGGGACACTCGTGACACATCGACCCCACATGGTTTGCTGAATAGTGCGGCCCTAGGCCTATCAACGATGAATTTGAGATATGCGGTATCAAAAAGGAAGCGTCGTTAATACTCAGACCTAGCTTTTCGCCGTATCCAAGCCTGTACAGATCGCGCTGTCCGCAAACCTCCCAGCCCGCGACAGAACCAGGCTGCATTGATGGCCCTACGCCCCAGCCCTTCTCGGAAGCCGCGTCTGCCACATAGTTTCTCATCGCCGTGGATACGTCGGATAGAGCCAACACACCAAAAAGATCAAGATAATACATCATAAGACAATCTCCAGATTCTCCATATTTATTCATCAGAGAGATAAGGGGAGTTCCCACGGTGCAGAGCGCTACAGCAATCTCTTTAGCGGGGAGCAGATAACCGGCGCGGGGGCCCACATGTAAAATTTCCGCGCTGCCTCCAGGAAGAGAGAGGGTTATATTTTCCGCGTCACTTTCATTTTCCAATTTTTGATATATTTCGACGACATACCGCATCTCCAAGCACTTTAATCCCTCTAAATACGCTCTGTCTGCCGCCTCTATCATTTCGGAAGACGGGGACTTTCTACGGCGACTTTTCTGAGACCTCGCAAACATTGCCTGGGGGGTAAAAGTGATTTCATCAAGTGTGAGTATTTTCATTGCTATAGGCTCCTTTTATTTTGCGTTCCATTAGCTTCTTCCTCTATATTTTCTCTGCGCCATAGGCATTCCCTATACCTTAGGCATTCAGAGCATAGCGAACCTACATGATTTGACAAGTAGTGAGGACCGAGCCCTACTATGAAGGAGTTTGAGATGTGGGGAATCAAAAAGGAGGCTGCGTTGATTGTCAATCCTATATTTTCGCCATGTCCAAGGCTATAAAGCTCACGCTGCCCTTCAACTCCCCATCCGGCAGCTGAACCTGGTTTCATAGACGGACCAACCCCCCATCCCTTTGAAGCAGCTATATCTTCCACATACTTTCTCATGGCGGCTGCAAGTTCATTCAAGGCAAGTATGCCGAAAAGGTCAATGTAATACATCATAAGACAATCATTCGCCTTGGCATATTTCTGCAAGAGCAAAACCAGCGGCGCACCTACAGTACATAGTACCACGGCAATCTCTTTAGCCGGAATCATATACCCTACGCTACGACCTAGATGCACTTGTTTTGTGAGCCGCTCAGAAATATACAGTTCAATATTTTCATTTGCGCTGCTGCACTCCACTGTTGGGTAGATCTCTATGGCCGACCGCATTGCAACACATTTTACGCCCTCTGCATACGCCCTTTCCGCAGCGTCTGTCATTTCCCGTGAGACGGATCTTTTTCGTTTATCTTCCGGATATCTTGAAAACATATCGGACGCGGTAAAATGTATCGTATCCAGCGTTATAGTCTCCACGACAGCATCCTCTCCTCAGAACAGCATGTTTTTTACAAACAATTCCTGAAAACTTTTATGCGTGGCCAGTTCTATATGCGTCGCCATTTCGCTGATCTCGCAACAGCGTTTTAATCCTTGCGGGTAACATAGAAGTTTCATGGCGCCCAATCCGGAGCTGTTACCTATTGGATGAATTTTCTTATCCGATATCATTGGCAGCATCCCGACAGTTTGCGCATTGTGAATATTAATATAATTACCAAAGGCGCCAGCCATATATATTTTTTCAACTTCTTTTAGATCTTTTCCCGCCTCCTGCAGCATGATTTCTATCCCCGTAGCTATTGCGCTCTTGGCAAGCTGTATCTCACGAATATCCTTCTGAGTTATATAAATTGGATCCGTGGTATTTGTCAGCAGGAATCTCTTGTTCCTTCTATCCATCCTATGATATAAAGACCCTTGAGATAATGAAGCGAACTTACCATTTGTTTCGATTATTTTTTCATTTATCATCAAAGCGATAGCGTCAACAAGGCCAGAGCCACATATTCCCTTCGGGGGCCTGTTGCCTATTATAGTACAATCCACCTCTTCGTTGATAATTGCCACAGTATCTATTGCACCGGACGAAGCACGCATTCCCTGAGAGATCTTAGCCCCTTCAAGGGCCGGCCCTGCCGCCGCCGAGCAACACAATAAATAGGAGCTGTTGCCAAGCGCCATTTCATTATTGGTACCTATGTCTATCAACAAAGACAGCTTCTCGCTTTCCACCATGCCAGAATAGAAGATCCCAGACGTTATGTCACCGCCTACAAACCCGGATATGTTAGGAATAAAACTGACTTTAGCATTCGGGACGACGTTCAGTCCAACGCTAGACGCCTTTATCTCGTTGAGGCTGATAAAAGGTGGGCGAAATGGCGCTCTACCTATGCTTTGGGGGTCCACGGCGGCAAAGATATGCTCCATGGTTGTATTGCCAGAAACTATGATTTGAGACAGATTTACAGGTTGGGCGCCGTTCTTTTCCAGCAGATTCCTTATCATGTCATTAACAGTATGTATTAGTTTCTTATTAAGGACAACAAGGCCTTCTGGATTGTCAACTATGTAACTTATTCTTGATATTACATCATCGCCATACATTGTTTGAGGATTCACCGCGGAAGTTACCGCAAGAACAGCAGCGCGCACTGTATCTATGAGGTAGGCTACAAGTGTGGTAGTGCCAATATCAAGCGCAACGCCAAGATTAGCGTGGGAGAACGCTGCCTCCACAACCATCTCCGTTCCGCAGCCTAACCCGTGGAGTATCTGCATGGACTCATCCGCTCTATCAACCAACGCTACAGTCATCCCGGCTTCTGGTTTTATCTGACATGCAAGGCGAATATTATTTTTTCTCTCATCGGCTGTCAGAATCCTCATTTCAGTTTCGGTATAAGGTTGGGATGTACCACCTACAGCCATCCTGCATTTTCCGCAGATGCCTTTGCCGCCGCATGGGTGTGATATATCCACACCCGCCCTGCATGCGAGTGCATGAAGATCCTTTTCGCCGCAGAGCTCCACATTCATGTTTTGTTCGCAAAAACGGACGCTGCCTGAAGAGTTCTGCAATAGGCGTCAGCTCCTTCAATAATAGTTACTGTTCTGTAACAGTAAAATATATATGAGTGCATAAATGCACTTTGCGCGCACCACCGGCTATCCTTACATCTTCATCTTCCCGTTGATAGCTGATCAACGGGATCTTTGCCCCAGCGTTTTTCGCACGTTCTGTAAGCCACGGACAAACGTCGTTGATAACGCAAAGGACAGCCTCTTCGAGTACTTCAAAATCCCGTATCTCCATCGGTAAATGGGCTCGATACCCTCCGGCCTGCAGTGGCGCGATGAGTACCGCATATCGCAAATAGAATGTGCCGACAGCCGCTCCGACCGCGCCAGCCACTTCAGCGTCGGTAGGTAAAATCGACCGTCGAGCGAGCAGCTCCGC
This genomic interval carries:
- a CDS encoding GntR family transcriptional regulator, encoding MAPKFYTKPLREQVCDYLKKEIGSHRIRPGDTLNLRELSSELGISITPLRDALLQLECEGMVNILPRKGIVLREFYLKDIENYYDMIATLECRALETAVFNLTKEHQKVMREINEQIRECAYTKEFDNGRALNKTFHLLYLSLSENSYIQTLWSNTWSRLFYCPTNIVHSIDWELVCCDQHDKLIDAIEEKNLHHIFSCIKDEHWSFKKQKKYIVRYYDFSVENKTSETSEV
- a CDS encoding ASKHA domain-containing protein — its product is MQNSSGSVRFCEQNMNVELCGEKDLHALACRAGVDISHPCGGKGICGKCRMAVGGTSQPYTETEMRILTADERKNNIRLACQIKPEAGMTVALVDRADESMQILHGLGCGTEMVVEAAFSHANLGVALDIGTTTLVAYLIDTVRAAVLAVTSAVNPQTMYGDDVISRISYIVDNPEGLVVLNKKLIHTVNDMIRNLLEKNGAQPVNLSQIIVSGNTTMEHIFAAVDPQSIGRAPFRPPFISLNEIKASSVGLNVVPNAKVSFIPNISGFVGGDITSGIFYSGMVESEKLSLLIDIGTNNEMALGNSSYLLCCSAAAGPALEGAKISQGMRASSGAIDTVAIINEEVDCTIIGNRPPKGICGSGLVDAIALMINEKIIETNGKFASLSQGSLYHRMDRRNKRFLLTNTTDPIYITQKDIREIQLAKSAIATGIEIMLQEAGKDLKEVEKIYMAGAFGNYINIHNAQTVGMLPMISDKKIHPIGNSSGLGAMKLLCYPQGLKRCCEISEMATHIELATHKSFQELFVKNMLF